In one window of Nocardia brasiliensis DNA:
- a CDS encoding RNA polymerase sigma factor, which translates to MTNRRAVPDDTPLPARAEDLLRELAPQVLGALVRRFGDFDTAEDALQEAMVAAATQWPVEGLPDNPRGWLIQVAQRRMADAVRAEVARRRRETTAFDRDVIDARPIDQDDTLAMFLLCCHPALSSASAVALTLRAVGGLRTAEIARAFLLPETTMAQRITRAKAKLATLDRPFAATADPDSAQWRERLAAVLHVLYLIFNEGNTSTSGPELHRTDLSGEAIRLARMVHRLLPTDTEVTGLLGLMLLTDARRAARTGAHGELIPLAEQNRALWDRAQIVEGVTLTTGTLTAGLGGPYQIQAAIAVLHAQARTAEDTDWAKILTLYDLLDRLSDNPVVTLNRAVALAMVQGPDAGLALVDTLGDRLAGSHRLDAVRAHLHEMAGDPEAAIAAYLAAADRTHSVPEHRYLTLRAARLRQACADMRGRRVSCDGQVRADCEGDG; encoded by the coding sequence GGGCCGAGGACCTGTTGCGCGAGTTGGCGCCACAGGTCCTCGGTGCGCTGGTCCGCCGTTTCGGCGATTTCGATACCGCGGAGGACGCGCTGCAGGAGGCCATGGTCGCCGCCGCGACGCAGTGGCCCGTCGAGGGTCTTCCGGATAATCCGCGCGGCTGGCTGATCCAGGTGGCACAGCGCCGGATGGCCGACGCGGTGCGCGCCGAGGTAGCCCGGCGACGCAGGGAGACAACGGCATTCGACCGCGACGTGATCGATGCCAGGCCGATCGACCAGGACGACACGCTGGCCATGTTCCTGCTCTGCTGCCATCCGGCGCTGTCGAGCGCCAGCGCGGTGGCGCTGACGCTGCGCGCGGTCGGCGGATTGCGCACGGCGGAGATCGCGCGGGCCTTCCTGCTACCGGAAACGACGATGGCGCAACGGATCACGCGCGCCAAGGCGAAGCTGGCGACACTGGACCGGCCGTTCGCGGCGACGGCGGACCCGGATTCGGCGCAGTGGCGCGAGCGGCTCGCCGCGGTGTTGCACGTGCTGTATCTGATCTTCAACGAGGGCAATACCAGCACGTCGGGTCCGGAACTGCACCGCACGGACCTTTCCGGTGAGGCGATCCGGCTGGCCCGCATGGTGCATCGGCTGCTACCGACGGATACCGAGGTCACCGGCCTGCTCGGGTTGATGCTGCTGACCGATGCCCGGCGCGCGGCCCGCACCGGCGCGCACGGCGAACTGATCCCGCTGGCCGAACAGAACCGGGCGCTGTGGGACCGCGCGCAGATCGTCGAGGGCGTCACGCTGACGACCGGCACGCTGACCGCGGGGCTCGGTGGGCCGTACCAGATCCAAGCGGCCATCGCGGTACTGCACGCGCAGGCGCGGACCGCCGAGGACACCGACTGGGCCAAGATCCTCACCCTGTACGACCTGTTGGACCGGCTCTCGGACAACCCGGTGGTGACTTTGAATCGAGCGGTCGCGCTGGCGATGGTGCAGGGCCCCGACGCTGGTCTCGCCCTGGTCGACACCCTCGGCGACCGCCTCGCAGGCAGCCACCGGCTCGACGCCGTCCGCGCCCATTTGCACGAGATGGCAGGCGATCCCGAGGCCGCGATCGCCGCCTACCTCGCCGCCGCGGACCGCACGCATAGTGTCCCCGAACACCGCTATCTCACCCTGCGCGCCGCCCGCCTGCGCCAGGCGTGCGCCGACATGCGCGGGCGCCGGGTGTCATGCGACGGGCAGGTGCGGGCAGACTGCGAGGGTGACGGATAA